agaggaagaacttaaaaatatgatttacgGGTTAATGAATCAGTGGTATCGTGAAACAATACAAGGAAGAAGTCAGGCACAACAACCTCCTCCTCCTCCCCCTACTGTACCACCAGTTACAACCCCGGTTGCTCCTCCTTTAATAGATGAATCTAGCAAAAGAACACCGATTGAAAAACTCAGGAAGTTTGGAGCTGAAGAATTTCGAGGGAGATCAGACGATGATCCAGTTAAAGTAAAGTATTGGTTAAAGAGTTTGGAGAGAGTTTTTAAACAGGTGATGTGTTCTCCGGAGGACTATCTAAGGTGTGCAGTTTTGCTATTGAAAGAAGAAGCGTATAATTGGTGGGAAACTATTGAGGCAGTGGTACCTGCGGATAAacttacctgggaattcttccaaaacgaatttaaaaagaagtatgTGGGAAAGAGATATTTAGATAAAAAGAAGAGGGAATTTCTTGATCTTCGACAAGGGAATAAAATAGTGgccgaatatgaaagagaatttgtgaatctcagtagatatgctcgggatgTTGTACCGACCGAGGAAGAAATGTACATTagatttgaagaagggcttaatgatgaaattagaatgatgattggaGGCATAGAGATTCGAGAATTTGTGGTTCTGTCTGATCGAgctcaaaagatggaagaagtgTATAACAAAAAGATGTATAGAGAAAAAAGAGGTAAAGAGGTATACAAAAGAAGTTTCTCTAGACCAACTTTAACTTTTCCAGCTAAAAAGTTCAGAGATGATTCTAGTCAACCTGTTACAATTTCAGAACGatcgaataaaagtaaaataactcAACAAGATGTCGGAGTAACTAAGAAACCAGCAGCTAGTGTGAGTAGTGTGCAAAATATTCCGAGACCTAGATGCAAAAATTATGGTAGATTTCATATTGGTGAATGTTGGGGAAGAACCGGAGCTTACTATAAATGTGGTGGAACTGATCATTTTATTCGGGACTGTCCTCAATTGTTAAAAGAAGATAGAGAATAAGGGGAGAAGCAAGCAAATACTCCTCAGAAAAGTAAACGTTCGGGTCAAAGCAGTGCTGTTCGGACTGTTCGTTTGGGAACAAGAGATACTGCAGCCCAATCAGAAACAAGAGTACCTGCATGTACATATGCTATCCGGGCAAGGGAAGAAGCTTCTGCTCCAGATGTGATAGCTGCCTTTGCAGCTCGAAAATTGATTCGGAAGGGTAATGAAGCATTTTTAGCTTATATTCTTGATACTCGGGGTTCTGAATTGAAGATGGAACAATTGCCAGTTGTTAATGAGTttactgatgtgtttcctgaggaattacctggtttaccccCAGATCATGAGGTTGAATTCGTAATTGATGTAATTTCGGGTACAACTCCGATATCAATAacaccatatagaatggcaccagctgagttaaaagagttgaagacacagttgcaagagttattgGATAAAGGGTTCATCAAACCGAGTACATCACCTTGGGGTACACttgtcttatttgtgaaaaagaaagatgggtcgttgcgattgtgtattgattacagataGTTGAACaaggtaacaattaaaaataaatatctattacctcgtatcgatgatttgtttgatcaactgaaaggtgctACAGTGTTCTCAAAGATAGACCTTagtctgggtattatcagttgaaggttaaagagtgtgatgtgcTAAAGACTTCTTTtcgaactcggtatggtcactacgaatttttggtaatgccttttgctttaacaaatgcccctactgcatttatggatttaatgaatcgaatttttcagtcttatttggatagatttgtggtggtatttattgatgacatattagtctATTCAAAGACAGAATCCGAACATGCACAGTACTTGAGAATTGtactacagactttgagagaaaagcagttatatgcaaaatttagtaaatgtgagttttagcTTTATGAAGTTGGATTTCTAGGTCATATTGTAGCAGCTGAAGGAATTCATGTGGATCCAAGTAAAGTTTCAGTAGTGGTGAATTGGAAAACACCAAAGAATATAACTGAAGtgcgaagttttctgggattagcagGATACTATCGTCGTTTTGTAAAGAATTTTTCCATGATTGCTTCACCAATGACTCGTTTATTACAGAAGAATGTTGAGTTTGTATGGTCTGATGAATTTCAGAAGAGATTTGATCAGTTAAAGAAAATGTTAACAGAAGCTTCAGTCTTGACTCAACCAGAATCAGGTATACCATAtgttgtgtacagtgatgcatctttaaatggtttgggttgtgtgttaatAAAGTCGGGAaaggtggtggcttatgcttcacggcagttaaaaccacatgaaaagaattaccctacacatgatcttgagttagctgcaattgtttttgctttaaaaatttggatacactatttatatggtgagaagtgttaTATTTATACgaatcacaaaagtttgaaatacttaatgactcagaaggaactgaacTTAAGACAGAGACGgtggttagagttgctaaaagactattatttggttattgactatcatccaaggaaagctaatgtagttgctgatgcacttagtcgaaagtCATCCTTGTTTGCACTTCGGGCAATGAATGCTTATTTGGCTCTTAATAAAGAAGGTGTTGTATTAGCAGAATTGAAAGTAACCTATATTCCTTCAACAAATTCAAAAGCTGCAGAATGAAGATCCAAAATTGGTGCTGAAACGGCAAATGGTTCAGGATAATTTAGATTCAGAGTTCAGTATTAATGATGAAGGTATGTTGCGTTATCAT
The sequence above is drawn from the Gossypium hirsutum isolate 1008001.06 chromosome A05, Gossypium_hirsutum_v2.1, whole genome shotgun sequence genome and encodes:
- the LOC107902854 gene encoding uncharacterized protein, translating into MNQWYRETIQGRSQAQQPPPPPPTVPPVTTPVAPPLIDESSKRTPIEKLRKFGAEEFRGRSDDDPVKVKYWLKSLERVFKQVMCSPEDYLRCAVLLLKEEAYNWWETIEAVVPADKLTWEFFQNEFKKKYVGKRYLDKKKREFLDLRQGNKIVAEYEREFVNLSRYARDVVPTEEEMYIRFEEGLNDEIRMMIGGIEIREFVVLSDRAQKMEEVYNKKMYREKRGKEVYKRSFSRPTLTFPAKKFRDDSSQPVTISERSNKSKITQQDVGVTKKPAASKSKRSGQSSAVRTVRLGTRDTAAQSETRVPACTYAIRAREEASAPDVIAAFAARKLIRKGNEAFLAYILDTRGSELKMEQLPVVNEFTDVFPEELPGLPPDHEVEFVIDVISGHIVAAEGIHVDPSKVSVVVNWKTPKNITEVRSFLGLAGYYRRFVKNFSMIASPMTRLLQKNVEFVWSDEFQKRFDQLKKMLTEASVLTQPESVADALSRKSSLFALRAMNAYLALNKEGVVLAELKVTYIPSTNSKAAE